The proteins below come from a single candidate division WOR-3 bacterium genomic window:
- a CDS encoding nicotinamide-nucleotide amidohydrolase family protein, which yields MAKSTARDIGGMLLERKLRISVCESCTGGMLGAAITSAPGSSRYFAGGVIAYSDAVKKNVVGVKRSTLERFGAVSAQTAREMARGVRNRMRSDVGVAITGIAGPNGGTAKKPVGLVYIAVAAGKRCKVKRFMFIGGRQTVRKSSVKKAFDMIREMLRVL from the coding sequence ATGGCTAAATCAACTGCGCGGGACATCGGCGGCATGCTGCTGGAGAGGAAGCTGAGGATAAGCGTGTGTGAGTCCTGTACGGGTGGCATGTTGGGCGCCGCGATCACGAGTGCACCGGGTAGTTCAAGATATTTTGCCGGTGGCGTCATTGCTTATTCGGACGCGGTGAAGAAGAATGTTGTCGGAGTCAAACGCAGCACGCTCGAACGGTTTGGCGCGGTCAGTGCGCAAACCGCGCGGGAGATGGCTCGTGGTGTCAGGAATAGAATGAGGTCAGATGTTGGCGTCGCCATCACCGGTATAGCGGGGCCAAACGGCGGTACGGCAAAGAAGCCGGTCGGCCTGGTGTACATAGCGGTGGCTGCCGGTAAGAGATGCAAGGTTAAGCGATTCATGTTCATCGGCGGGCGGCAGACCGTTCGCAAATCATCAGTAAAAAAGGCCTTCGACATGATCAGAGAGATGCTCCGTGTTCTCTGA
- a CDS encoding phosphatidylglycerophosphatase A — MTKYLKTLFATGFLLGYSPVAPGTLSCFLGVLIWYLLHISEIGYIIVASALFIIGVIVSGDLEKNWGKDPRRVVIDEYTCILLPLYFTPLRIVPLAITFVLFRVFDILKPPPLKYIEKLGGGWGIMLDDLMAAVYTTIIILVLRSASIIY; from the coding sequence ATAACGAAGTATCTAAAGACATTATTCGCAACCGGATTCTTACTGGGATACTCTCCAGTTGCCCCTGGAACGCTTTCCTGTTTTCTTGGCGTTCTCATATGGTATCTTCTCCATATCAGTGAGATTGGCTACATTATCGTTGCATCGGCGCTCTTTATCATCGGGGTGATTGTCTCTGGCGACCTCGAAAAAAATTGGGGTAAGGATCCGCGTCGTGTAGTCATTGATGAGTACACCTGCATTCTTCTTCCTCTTTACTTCACGCCGCTGCGAATAGTGCCACTCGCAATTACTTTTGTGCTATTCAGGGTTTTTGATATCTTGAAGCCGCCGCCTTTGAAATACATTGAGAAACTCGGGGGAGGTTGGGGGATCATGCTCGATGACCTCATGGCCGCAGTGTACACAACGATAATAATTCTGGTTCTCAGATCTGCCAGTATTATCTACTGA